One genomic window of Parasteatoda tepidariorum isolate YZ-2023 chromosome 9, CAS_Ptep_4.0, whole genome shotgun sequence includes the following:
- the LOC107452846 gene encoding alpha-tocopherol transfer protein-like isoform X2, with protein MIYLWCHDLPLAAKGFKPFPDEEFLLAHLRGTEFDCDRAAYKLLTYNEMIRNSPEYFETSVLDALTKSHLNPLLVSPIRMKDNSLLLISRYFEIDVAELPLPEKVYLDVISGFDLMQNPVTQICGITVLADAVDFTFSKIPQYTDYKWITIGACVLLNSAVRIKKIHVVNVSEAFISVYNALIPLMPKKMVDVLQFHSDSTEFKDLHEFIPPEILPENYGGCLKECELIRCNDNILQKEDFFRKYFPL; from the exons ATGATTTACCTATGGTGCCATGATTTACCACTTGCAG cTAAAGGATTCAAACCATTTCCTGATGAGGAATTTCTCTTAGCGCATTTACGAGGGACTGAATTTGACTGCGACAGAGCAGCATACAAGCTTCTAACTTACAACGAAATGATAAGGAATTCTCCTGAATACTTTGAAACGAGTGTTTTGGATGCATTGACAAAATCACACCTTAATCCATTGCTAGTGTCACCCATTAGAATGAAAGACAACAGTCTCCTACTAATATCACGATATT ttgaAATCGATGTAGCTGAGTTACCTCTACCGGAAAAAGTATACCTGGATGTGATTTCTGGCTTTGACTTAATGCAAAATCCGGTCACTCAAATTTGTGGAATTACTGTTCTAGCGGATGCTGTTGATttcacattttctaaaattcccCAATACACTGACTACAAGTGGATTACGATAGGTGCATGCGTACTATTG aattctgCTGTGAGGATAAAGAAAATACACGTCGTAAATGTGTCTGAAGCATTTATATCTGTATACAACGCATTGATTCCACTCATGCCTAAGAAAATGGTTGATGTG CTTCAGTTTCATTCTGACAGCACTGAGTTTAAGGATCTTCATGAGTTCATACCTCCTGAAATTCTTCCTGAAAACTACGGAGGATGTTTAAAAGAATGTGAGCTTATAAGGTGCAATGATAATATACTACAAAAGGAAgatttcttcagaaaatattttcctctttag
- the LOC107452846 gene encoding alpha-tocopherol transfer protein-like isoform X1, whose protein sequence is MNLLPYNAEQMSKEEEDKALTAINESELLRKACMETLKYMLKAKGFKPFPDEEFLLAHLRGTEFDCDRAAYKLLTYNEMIRNSPEYFETSVLDALTKSHLNPLLVSPIRMKDNSLLLISRYFEIDVAELPLPEKVYLDVISGFDLMQNPVTQICGITVLADAVDFTFSKIPQYTDYKWITIGACVLLNSAVRIKKIHVVNVSEAFISVYNALIPLMPKKMVDVLQFHSDSTEFKDLHEFIPPEILPENYGGCLKECELIRCNDNILQKEDFFRKYFPL, encoded by the exons ATGAACCTATTACCATATAATGCTGAACAAATGtctaaagaagaagaagacaaGGCTTTAACTGCTATTAATGAATCTGAACTTTTAAGGAAAGCCTGTATGGAAACGCTTAAATACATGCTTAAAG cTAAAGGATTCAAACCATTTCCTGATGAGGAATTTCTCTTAGCGCATTTACGAGGGACTGAATTTGACTGCGACAGAGCAGCATACAAGCTTCTAACTTACAACGAAATGATAAGGAATTCTCCTGAATACTTTGAAACGAGTGTTTTGGATGCATTGACAAAATCACACCTTAATCCATTGCTAGTGTCACCCATTAGAATGAAAGACAACAGTCTCCTACTAATATCACGATATT ttgaAATCGATGTAGCTGAGTTACCTCTACCGGAAAAAGTATACCTGGATGTGATTTCTGGCTTTGACTTAATGCAAAATCCGGTCACTCAAATTTGTGGAATTACTGTTCTAGCGGATGCTGTTGATttcacattttctaaaattcccCAATACACTGACTACAAGTGGATTACGATAGGTGCATGCGTACTATTG aattctgCTGTGAGGATAAAGAAAATACACGTCGTAAATGTGTCTGAAGCATTTATATCTGTATACAACGCATTGATTCCACTCATGCCTAAGAAAATGGTTGATGTG CTTCAGTTTCATTCTGACAGCACTGAGTTTAAGGATCTTCATGAGTTCATACCTCCTGAAATTCTTCCTGAAAACTACGGAGGATGTTTAAAAGAATGTGAGCTTATAAGGTGCAATGATAATATACTACAAAAGGAAgatttcttcagaaaatattttcctctttag